In Dioscorea cayenensis subsp. rotundata cultivar TDr96_F1 chromosome 9, TDr96_F1_v2_PseudoChromosome.rev07_lg8_w22 25.fasta, whole genome shotgun sequence, a genomic segment contains:
- the LOC120269425 gene encoding 60S ribosomal protein L24, producing MVLKTELCRFSGAKIYPGKGIRFVRSDSQVFLFANSKCKRYFHNRLRPAKLTWTAMYRKQHKKDIHAEAVKKRRRTTRKPYSRSIVGATLEVIQKKRTEKAEVRDAAREAALREIKERIKKTKDEKKAKKAEMMAKSQKTQTKGSVPKAPKGPKLGGGGGKR from the exons ATGGTTCTCAA GACTGAGCTTTGCCGTTTTAGCGGAGCAAAGATATACCCGGGAAAGGGTATTAGATTTGTTCGTTCTGATTCGCAG gtgTTTTTGTTTGCCAACTCAAAATGCAAGCGCTATTTCCACAACCGCCTGAGGCCTGCTAAGCTCACCTGGACTGCTATGTACCGGAAGCAGCACAAGAAG GATATCCATGCTGAAGCTGTCAAAAAGAGGCGTCGTACCACAAGGAAGCCATATTCAAGGTCAATTGTTGGCGCTACACTTGAAGTCATTCAGAAGAAGAGAACTGAGAAGGCTGAAGTTCGTGATGCTGCCAGGGAAGCAGCTCTGCG TGAAATCAAGGAGcgtataaagaaaacaaaggatgaaAAGAAAGCGAAGAAGGCCGAGATGATGGCAAAATCTCAGAAGACTCAGACCAAAGGTAGTGTGCCCAAGGCGCCCAAGGGTCCTAAACTTGGTGGTGGCGGCGgcaagcgttaa
- the LOC120268887 gene encoding zinc finger protein VAR3, chloroplastic — protein sequence MGGASKLLMLLFTPIPRLYRPSPSALRLPLSRPLSTSSGRRLLPYPRRPILSLRAGAAENLHTQTQFSESFPSLSKLEWSTLVNHLVSVGYSERRVLVPAGDDDDCLVGYDGLPEDFLKAAEVCLAFARDRPDVLRLLSRKDVEVVVENCSPSLFKNGMNSVRRMRAFLSGDERDVLQTEGALTVDLMRYLVSYAQGLLNINDNSEGRELIETSIRNLLTELVNAHGVAQISNVESTSQIRPLSQGQFSRPPRQNIEMKRGDWICPKCSFMNFARNMKCLECDEARPNRQLTGGEWECPQCDFFNYGRNMSCLRCDCKRPVDSPLSSAAPGGGGGYRAHSNIEQILNGKNGDTSEIERRLAANDEKAERWFSKVSQLDDASDLSSAIADEDFPEIMPLRKGTNRFVVSTRKTPLERRLANEQYRRNLEDGASGKNTTTESSISESLDRILGRSSATPRTTDQSTGGGSNFSARSRFNSSDNRQSISRLRDPDYVPFVPLPSDKFQKSPKSDNVVQQSSDKEDSSFLKTDQPSGSTDTMSRNGGSGAAFPSQKFQGPSGNREDRESSEVLERWHKKVAELDDVSDLASAIPDEDFPEIMPMRKGENRFVVSKKKDRSLTSPQYKRRLAMEQSNHSNFVPFVPFPPDYFAKKDKQPEAVTTSADAATGTSSLNEKSQVEAPAVPELDDTNSAENQYSSGNFNKESYGPNSNESMINNVYSGATVQSVGQSNNYHNGNKENWSSKIPQNSGAFDGPTSVGSPPGQSDNPQNARESWNYGISGKSLEGSAVKEPDPLDMSEEAKAERWFRRAAQIKDISELSQIPDEDFPEIMPMRKGVNRFVVSKRKTPLERRLTSAQYRRNLPIVSSEPKKDSN from the exons ATGGGCGGCGCCTCCAAGCTTCTCATGCTCCTCTTCACCCCCATCCCTCGTCTCTACCGCCCCTCTCCGTCCGCCCTCCGCCTCCCTCTCTCCAGACCCCTCTCCACCTCCTCCGGCCGCCGCCTCCTCCCTTACCCCCGCCGTCCCATCCTCTCCCTCCGCGCTGGGGCCGCTGAGAATCTCCACACCCAGACCCAGTTCTCTGAGTCCTTTCCTTCGCTGTCGAAGCTTGAGTGGTCGACGCTTGTCAACCATCTTGTTTCCGTGGGCTATTCTGAGCGCCGGGTTTTGGTTCCTGCCGGCGATGACGATGACTGCTTAGTGGGATACGATGGCCTTCCTGAGGACTTCCTGAAGGCCGCTGAGGTTTGCCTGGCTTTTGCGCGGGATCGGCCGGATGTTTTGAG GTTGCTGTCTAGGAAGGATGTTGAGGTTGTTGTGGAGAATTGTTCACCATCCTTGTTCAAGAATGGTATGAATTCTGTTAGGCGGATGAGGGCCTTTTTGAGCGGTGATGAGAGAGAT GTGTTGCAAACTGAGGGGGCACTAACTGTTGATTTGATGCGGTACTTGGTGAGCTATGCCCAAGGTCTTCTCAATATAAATGATAACAGTGAAGGCAGAGAACTTATTGAAacttctataaggaacttgctGACTGAATTGGTTAATGCACATGGAGTTGCTCAAATATCAAATGTTGAGTCGACCTCACAAATACGCCCTTTAAGCCAGGGGCAGTTCTCAAGGCCTCCCCGGcaaaatattgaaatgaaaAGAGGCGATTGGATTTGCCCCAA ATGTAGTTTTATGAACTTTGCAAGGAACATGAAGTGTCTTGAGTGTGATGAGGCACGGCCTAATAGACAGTTGACTGGTGGGGAATGGGAGTGCCCGCA GTGTGATTTCTTTAATTATGGGAGGAACATGTCCTGCTTAAGATGTGACTGCAAACGCCCTGTGGATTCCCCACTGAGTTCTGCTGCTCCAGGGGGTGGTGGAGGATATCGTGCACATTCGAACATTGAGCAGATCCTTAATGGTAAAAACGGTGATACATCTGAAATTGAGCGAAGGCTAGCAGCCAACGATGAGAAGGCAGAGAGGTGGTTCAGCAAGGTTTCACAGCTAGATGATGCCTCTGATTTGAGCAGTGCCATAGCTGATGAAGATTTCCCAGAAATCATGCCCTTGAGAAAAGGTACCAATAGGTTTGTTGTTAGCACGAGGAAAACACCATTGGAAAGGAGGTTGGCGAATGAGCAGTACAGAAGAAATCTAGAAGATGGTGCATCTGGTAAGAACACTACCACCGAATCATCAATTAGTGAGAGTCTTGACAGAATACTAGGTCGCTCATCAGCAACACCCAGAACAACTGATCAGTCAACTGGTGGGGGGTCGAATTTCTCTGCCAGAAGCAGATTTAACTCTTCAGATAATAGGCAGAGTATTAGCCGTTTGAGAGACCCTGATTATGTTCCCTTTGTGCCATTACCCTCCGATAAGTTTCAGAAATCACCCAAATCAGATAATGTTGTGCAGCAGTCATCAGACAAAGAAGATTCAAGTTTTCTGAAAACTGATCAGCCAAGTGGTTCTACAGACACAATGAGTAGAAATGGTGGATCAGGTGCTGCCTTTCCCTCTCAAAAATTTCAGGGCCCATCTGGAAACAGGGAAGATAGAGAATCATCTGAAGTGTTAGAGAGATGGCATAAAAAGGTGGCGGAGCTTGATGATGTCTCAGACTTGGCCAGTGCAATTCCTGATGAGGATTTTCCAGAAATCATGCCAATGCGTAAAGGAGAGAACAGATTTGTAGTCAGCAAGAAGAAAGATCGGTCTTTGACATCACCACAATACAAGAGACGCTTAGCAATGGAGCAATCTAACCACTCAAACTTTGTCCCTTTTGTTCCCTTCCCCCCAGATTACTTTGCAAAGAAGGACAAGCAGCCGGAAGCTGTTACTACTAGTGCAGATGCAGCAACAGGAACCTCTTCATTAAATGAAAAATCCCAAGTAGAAGCTCCTGCTGTTCCTGAGTTGGATGACACCAATTCTGCAGAAAATCAATATAGCAGCGGTAATTTCAACAAAGAATCTTATGGACCAAATTCGAATGAGAGTATGATTAATAATGTTTATTCTGGAGCCACTGTGCAGTCTGTTGGACAAAGCAATAACTACCATAACGGTAATAAGGAGAATTGGAGCAGTAAAATACCTCAGAATAGCGGTGCATTTGATGGCCCTACCTCTGTTGGTAGCCCTCCTGGACAATCTGACAATCCTCAAAATGCCAGAGAAAGTTGGAACTATGGTATCTCCGGGAAAAGTTTGGAGGGGTCTGCCGTGAAGGAACCTGATCCCCTGGATATGTCGGAAGAGGCAAAGGCAGAGAGATGGTTTCGCAGGGCCGCACAGATCAAGGACATCTCAGAACTCAGCCAGATTCCGGACGAGGACTTCCCTGAGATAATGCCTATGAGGAAGGGAGTGAACAGGTTTGTTGTCAGCAAGAGAAAAACACCGCTCGAAAGAAGGTTGACATCTGCTCAGTACAGAAGAAATTTGCCGATAGTGAGTTCCGAACCGAAGAAAGACTCCAATTGA